The window GTTTTAACAGTTAAACAACCCAAAAATAGTATTGATGGCCACTTTTTTCAAAATGTGGAAAGTGAAGTCATTATTGTTCTCGAAAATGTGCAAGATGCGAGATCGAAGGCGCCCCACCATGTATATCGGTTACAAACCCTTGATGGTTGGATGATGACAACGGTAATAGATGAAAAACATCCTAACCAGTATTTCAATTTAAGCTATATACAAGAAGGGGATCAATTAGCATCTAAAGACGAAAAGTCTGTCAAAATAGATGAGTCAACGGGTACCATAACGATAGATCAATCCCGCCATTATAAAGCGCCTAAATGGGGGCGGTTTATTCCAATAGGTCATGCTGAACACTTAACCTACCGTGGAAATAGCCAAAACAATGTATTACTACTAATAAAATTAGGTAGTTACATTGAAGTTAGCCATGGAATAGATACCTATCAAATTGTACAAAATAAAGATGAGTACGGTGAGGTTGAGTTCGATTTTTCTAAAGTTAATAACAGCTATACGGATAAGGACAGCTTGTGCCTATTATTGCCTACTGTAAATGGTTATTCGCTGAATATGGATGATGGACAGCTATACAGCTTAGATAAATTTGGGCAAAAAAAATTGACTATTAAGTTTACTAATGTGGGCAATAATCTCTCTGATATTGTCTTAATTCAAGATAAGCATAGCAACTTATTTAAAGCCAATTTACAGGAAAATAGCCTATCACCAGTAAACCCAGTTAAAGAAAGTAGTGCGGGTGACGATCAAATTATATTGCCAATGGGCTATCAATCCGAAAAGCATATCATTGATGCTCAAAATGGTGATGACACTATTATCAATAAGGGCTCAGAAAGCTATGTCCTGCTGGGAGGAGATGGTGATGATAATATTAAAGCCAGCGGTGGAAATAACCTATTATATGGTGGTGCTGGGGACAACTTTATTAGTGGTGGCTCGGGGGATGATTTACTGTTATCCAGTCGAGGAAACGATACGTTAATGGGTGGTGCAGGTGATGACCACTACTTAATTGATGGTCATCAGCCTGGTGTTGTTTATATTGAAGACCTGATTGGAAATAACCATATTCACTTGGTCAATTTTAAACGCGAACAAATTGAAGGTGGTGATTCAAAATATCAACTTTATGTTTCAGCAGCCGGTAAATTGGTAAAAATAAAGGTATCTCATGATGATGAAGGGAACTTTAACATTCATCACTATGAAAGGCTGGACGAAAAATTTAACTCCTCTACCGCTGACGGGATGACTACTCTCACTAATTATTTATCTGAAAAACTCTATAGAGCAAAACAATCAGGGGAATTCACGACTTGGAAACCGATTGATGAGCTTGCAAGCACATTAAATGGCGTGGTAGTCAATAAGGGTGAAGCTAGACCTTTAAACCTAACATCGAGAGATGATGGTATTGTATTACATCAAGAAAACCCTAGAAATAATTGGCTTATTGATACGTTAGCTGGCAATGATAGCGTTATGGATATGACTCAACATGGGCGAATTATCAAAGGTGAGAGTGGTAACGATAAGTTGATAACCCTTGGTGGTGAAAATGTGCTATATGGTGGGCAAGGTAATGATATTTTATTGGCTCAAGGTATGCATCGAGATGTGCTCATCTCTTTAGATGGAAAAGACCAATTAGGGGCAGCTCAAGGGGACGACCTCTATATTGTCAGTGGTCATGGTAAAGGAGCTGTGAAGATCACTGATTTTGAGGGGCGTAATCAGGTGGTACTAATTGATTTTGATACTGATGAAGTCAATTATGAACAATTGTCAGATAAGGTTGCTGAAACAACATATCGCTCAAAGAGCGGCAGGCAGGTGACGCTATCCCATAACAACCATATTGGGTCAATGAATAGTGTCATGCAGGTGCGTCATCTCAATAGTTACCAGCAATTATCAAAACAACATATAGAGCAAACCGTCGACCGTTTGGTTCAGTTGCTTGTTGAGGAGCGAATTGATTATGAAAGTAATCTCGACCTTAGTATAAATAACAGTAATTATAGAAAGAATTGGGGGGCGGTACACATAACTGAGCGCTTCCTTAGCCACCTTAAATAGTTGTTGATAAAAATAGCCAGTCAGTAATGCTACTGACTGGCATGATATTAAAGATGCTGTTTTATTCTTTTCAAAAGGTTAAGTATCAACAAATTTTAATGATTACAGCACTTTAACGATAGCATCACACAGAGGAACCATGTTCTCTAAGGTTAAGCCTGCCACGTTAATACGGCCAGAGCTAACAGCATAGATACCAAATTCGCTACGTAGACGCTCTACCTGCTCTTTTGTTAAGCCACTGAAGGAGAACATCCCATTTTGGTTGATAATGAAGCTGAAGTCCTGTTTAGCGCCTTTTTCTTCCAATGTTTTCACTAACAGTTGGCGCATGCGTTTAATACGCTCACGCATTGCGGTTAATTCTTGGATCCATTCCGCTTTTAACACTTCATCAGAAAGGATAGTTGTCACCACTGCCGCACCGTGTGCTGGTGGGTTTGAGTAGTTGGCGCGAATAACCGCTTTAGCTTGGCTAAATGCACGCTCTGCGTTATCACTGTCTTTGGCAATGATGGTACAAGCACCAACACGTTCATTGTATAAACCGAAGTTTTTAGAGAACGAGCTTGCAACAATCATTTCAGGGTTATTTTTGGTGAAAATGCGCAGGCCTTCGGCATCTTCATCTAAGCCTTTTGCGAAACCTTGGTAGGCAAAGTCAAAAACTGCTAATAAACCTTTTTCTGCACATAATGCAGCTAGTTTTGTCCATTGCTCAGCCGTTGGGTCAATACCCGTTGGGTTATGGCAGCAGCCGTGTAGAACAATCACATCACCAGCCACAGCAGATGACAGGCTGTTAAGCATACCGTCGAAATCCATACCATGTTTGGCAGCGTCATAGTAGTTGTAAGTTAAAACTTCTAAACCAGCTGCTTCAAAGATATTTTTGTGGTTAGGCCAAGTTGGGTTGCTGATCCAAACACGCTTTGCGTTGGTTTGTTTAGCAATAAAATCTGCAGCGATACGCAGTGCACCAGTACCACCCGGTGCTTGCGCTGTACGTGCACGTTTTGAGGTGACAATTTCATGTTGTGCACCGAATAACAGTTCTTGTGTTACACGGCCAAATTCTGGCATTCCGCTAATCGCAAGATAGTTTTTGGTGTTTTCGTTATCCAGCAGGAATTTTTCTGCTTTTTTAACGGTATCAAGCACAGGGGTTTTCCCTGATTCGTCTTTATAGACGCCAATACCTAAGTTGATTTTATTATCGCGGGGATCAGCACGGAAACTATCAGCAAGACCTAAGATTGGGTCAGCAGGGGCAGAAGTAATTTTTTCAAACATGTTGTCGATTCCAAAGCTCTGTAGTGGTACCCAAGACAATTTACAGTGTATGAAGGCGTAAGTGAGAATGCTTTTGGCTATCCTTGCTTGTAAACAGCCCATACAACTGAAATTGATGGATATAGCTGAAAACGGGTTTAGTCGAACGAGTCGAGTTCTCAGGTTAACGTGATAAAGGCTTTTTGCCAACCGTTTTACCAAAAATTGGCGAGATCTTGTGAGCTAGGTAGGAATTGCATGTAATCTAACCATAAATATCTATAAGGGTGGTGAATCAGTCTGTCTTACCGATAATTTAGGTGTTTTTTAGGGGGAAGTTTGAGAGAGGGGGAAAATAAAAAAGCAGCGCCGAAGCGCTGCTTACAAAAACATGTTACCGTTTTCTAACTTATCAGTTAACTGATAATTAGAATTGGTAGATTAAACCTAAACCAACTACGTTATCAGTGCTGATACCGTATGCTTTGGTGAAATCATTTTTATCTAACAGGTTGATTTTATAATCAACAACTGCAGACATGTTTTTGTTGAAGTAGTAGTAAGAACCTACAGAGATATATTTAACCAGATCTTTGTTACCGTAAGTGCCCAAGTCTTTACCTTTAGATTGGTTATAACCTAAAGATGGTTTCAGACCGAAGTCGAACAGGTATTGTGCAACTAACTCAACGTTTTCAGTTTTGTTAGCAATACCTGAACCAAATTTACCGCCAGCACCGTAACGAGTCATGTTTTGAGTTTGACCGTACATTGCTGCTAAGTAAACATTGTTAGCGTCGAATTTACCACCAACGTTCCAAGCTTCAGCTTTTTTACCACCAGCGTTAGGGTAGTTTTTCTGTGCAGGTGTACGTGAAGAGTTAGAATAACCACCACCCAGAGTTACGCCCCAGCCTAAGTCATAAGCGGTAGAGAAACCGAAGCCATCACCGTTGTCTTTACGAACGTTTGAGCTAGACAGGTTGTCGTCACCGTTTTTACCTTGATATTGCAGAGCAAAGCTCAGGCCATCAACATAACCGAACGCGTTGTTGTTACGGTAAGTTAACAGGTTACGGTTACGGCTAGTCATGAAGTTGTCTGCTTGATCCATAGTGTCCGCACCCCATAATGGGAATACGTCGGTCCATGCGTTCGTGTCATAAACCACACCGTAGTTACGGCCGTAGTCGATTGAACCGAAATCAGCAAAACGTAAACCCGCATATGCTAAACGGTTTTTGTTTTCGCCTTCGTTCTCAGCTTTGTTAGTTTTAGTTTCCCACTCGAAACGACCAAAACCAGTCAGTTGGTCAGTGATTTGAGTATCACCTTTAACACCTAAACGAACGCGTGAATCATCACCGTCTTGGCTTGGAGCATCTTTGCTGCTACCGTCAGCGAGGTAGTGACGAACGTCAACTTTACCGTAAACGTCTAATTTGTTGCCGTCTTTGTTGTATACTTCAGCTGCGTTTGCTGCACCAGCAGCTAACAGAGCTGGGATAACCATTGCAAGAATATTGCGTTTCATCATTATTATTACCCTCATTGGTGTTATTCGGACACCTGCCACTGCCAAAAATAATTCGCAAAAAATAATTGGAACTATTTGTGAGAGATTAGTGTCGTCTATGTCGGCGACCAGTGTTCCATTGCTAAATAAAATTATCTACCCTCAAAGTGCTACAAAATCAAAGTTTCTGAAACAAATGGTAACAATGTGTTTCAAAATGTAAAAAATAGAGCAATAAACGACCGCTCATCGTACCAGTTTAAAAAATATTACAAAAATTAGGGAACTTTTTCAAAAGACAAATTGAGTTTTTTTTGAGCAGTTTAGCGAATGTAAAGCGGTTATCTACCACTCGCAAAAAGAGAATTGTGACATAAAAAAGCAGATTATTCTTAGTGGTAGCAGATTGGTGCCATTTTGGGGTGAATTATAAGGTGATAACGTAAAAATTGTGATCAGGTTATCATGCGGCTGCAATTTTATGTAATGGACTGAAATAGTCTGCAGTTAAAAATATATTAGAGTGAAAAAATAACGGGCCAATACAAGATTGGCCCGATACTCGTCATACTTCAAGCCGCATGGGTGTTGACTGTGTTCAGCTTGCCGAATCACATACTTGTGTATGCTCATCGGCTATCTTCGCTGGTCGCCTACATGCCACTCGAATTATTTAGAGTGTAAGGAATGCACTTAGAATGCCGCATTACGTGGGGTACGCGGGAATGGAATGACTTCACGTACGTTACCCACTCCAGTGACATAAGCCACTAAACGCTCAAAACCAAGGCCGAAACCTGAGTGAGGAACGGTGCCATAACGACGCAGATCACGGTACCACCAGTAATCTTCTTTATTCATACCCATTTCTTCAAGGCGTGCATCTAGCATATCAAGACGTTCTTCACGCTGTGAGCCACCGATGATTTCACCAATACCCGGTGCTAATACGTCCATCGCGGCAACCGTTTTACCATCTTCATTGAGACGCATATAGAAAGCTTTGATGTCTTTCGGGTAGTTTTTCACAACAACAGGTGCTTTAAAGTGTTGTTCTGCTAAGTAGCGCTCATGTTCAGACGACATATCGACGCCCCAATAAACTGGGTTTTCGAATTTTTGACCACAAGTTTCAAGGATTTTAATGGCGTCTGTGTAATCAACTTGTGCAAAGTCTGAATTCACAAAGCTTTCTAAGCGGTTGATAACGTCTTTATCAACACGCTGAGTAAAGAACTCTAAGTCGTCGCGGCGTTCTTCAAGAGCAGCTTTGAATGCGAATTTCAGCATTTTTTCTGCCAGACCTGCGACATCATCTAAGTTTGCAAACGCAACTTCAGGTTCAACCATCCAGAACTCAGCCAAGTGGCGGCTGGTATTTGAGTTTTCAGCACGGAAAGTTGGGCCGAAAGTATAGACTTTGCTAATTGCGGTTGCGTAAGCTTCACCATTCAGTTGGCCTGAAACGGTTAAGAAAGCTTCGCGGCCAAAGAAATCTTCGCTGAAATCTACTTCGCCTTTGTCATTACGTGGCAAGTTGTTGTAGTCCAGTGTGGAGACACGGAACATTTCACCTGCGCCTTCGGTATCGGAAGCGGTAATGATTGGCGTAGAAACCCAGAAGTAGCCTTGTTCATCAAAGAAACGGTGGATTGCTTGCGCTAAAGTGTGGCGCACACGTGCAACAGCACCAATTAAGTTAGTGCGCGGGCGCAAGTGCGCTGCTTCACGTAAAAACTCTACACTGTGGCGTTTTGCTGCCATTGGGTAGGTGTCAGGGTCTTCAACCCAACCAACGACTTTTACAGCAGTGGCTTCAAGTTCAAATGATTGGCCTTGGCCTGGGGATTCTTTTACGGTACCCGTAACTTCAACGGAACAGCCAGTTGTGAGGTGCAGGACTTCGTCATTATAATTAGGTAAATTATTATTAATGATAGCCTGTAACGGATTAAAGCAAGAACCGTCATAAACGGCGAGGAAAGAAAAACCAGCATTTGAATCTCTCCTTGTACGTACCCAGCCTTGAACGGTGACTTCTGTGCCTACCGCCACTCGGCCTTGCAGTACGTCGACTACAGGCGCTACTATCATATAATTCACTCTCTTCTATATAATGGTTAATCTTATGCATCTGCAACCCGTCATACTTCGAGCTGTAGGTGTGTTGGCTTCACAAACTGACCCTAGTCACATACTTATGTATGCTCCTAGGGCTCAGTTTGCTAGCCGCCTTCCTACAACTCGAATTATTTAGGGTGTATTCCAACTTTCGTAATAGGAATATTCAACACCGAGTTCAAGGGCATAACAATCTGGTTATTATGCAATTGGCGGATGAAGCAGATTAATAAGGCTTCTTCAATACTAATCCCATTTTTCAGGGGCCAAAGCTCTATGTTACTTGCCATTTATTAGGAAACAAGTAAAAAATCGCGATAAAACATTTCTGTTGAAGCGAAGCGTGGTTATTGAGCTTAAAAGCTATAGTAATAGTAAGTGAATAAAAGAAAAAGAGGGTTTTGAAGCTCTGGGCAAGAAAAGTGCAAATTCTTACCCAGAGCTGGGGAAAAGCGACTTAATTAACTGGCTTTTTCCATTTTAGGCAGGTCAAACGCTTTTCTGAGTTGATTGACGAACTCATCATCTTCACAAATAGTTTTTCCTGGGCTATCAGATAGCTTAGCGACAGGCTTACCATTGCACTCCACTAGCTTAATCACAATATTCAACGGGGTTACATTTGGTATATTGCAGGTTAGACGCGTGCCGATACCAAAAACAAGGTTAACTCGTTGATGAAAATAACGATATAATTCAAGTGCTTTCTGCAAGTCTAAACTGTCTGAGAACACCAGCGTTTTGCTCATAGGGTCAATACCCAATTTTTGATAGTGAGCAATGGCTTTTTCTCCCCATTCGATCGGGTCCCCCGAATCATGACGCAATCCTTGGTAGCGGTTCGCAAAGTTAGCATCAAAATCACGCAAAAAGGCATCCATGGTGATACAGTCAGTTAATGCGACACCCAAGTGATTAGGATATTCATCTAGCCAACTCTGTAATGCCTCGCGTTGGCTATTTGCTAACTCCGGGCTGATTTGCTGGTGGGCTTGGAACCACTCATGGGCTTGTGTGCCAACAGGGGCTAAGTCTAACTCGTGAGCAAGTTTGTAGTTGCTTGTTCCTACAAGATGAGGAAATTCTTGTTTAAGCATCGAAACGATGGCGGATTGCACATCGTAGGAAAAACGGCGGCGTGTCCCGAAGTCCATCAGCTTAAACTTAGACAAATCGAGTTGGTGCTCATCGGCTTGTCGGTAGAATACATTCAATAGCTTTCTAAGTTGTTGAACGGCATCATCAGCAGTGATATCTGGGTGCCGGTCTTTTTGCACAATTTCACTGACTAAAGCAAGGAGAGGGACTTCCCACATGATGACTTCACGCCAAGGCCCGCTTATGCGGATCGCTAATTGGCCTTGGTCTGTGACACTGACAGCAACTTGTTCTGGGTTAAAGCGAAATGACTTTAACCACATAAGATAGTCTTCTTGGAAGAAAGGTAAACAGCGGAGAAAATTCAGTTCATCATCAGAAAGTGATAACTTAGCCATCAACTGAATTTGTTGCCTGATTTCATTGGCGTAAGCACCTAAGATCTCACTGCTACGACAGCGGAATTCAGCGACAACCGGTACCTGATAGTAACGGTGGAAAACGGCCTGCTGCATATGAAGCTTGTAAGCATCGGTATCAAGCAGTGATGTAATAATTGGTGTAGCGTCTAAATTCATGGCACGCAGACATCCTCGCGGAGCTTATCTTTACCACTAATGCTGTTAATTTTTACTCTTGTTTCCCTTGAAACCTGTTTGATTTTCAAAAGTCACAATGAGATAAAAGCGGCAATAGTTGTTAGCTAAATCGTTAAAGTTGCAAAAGTATACCCACTTTAGCAAAAGATAGAAGTGTTATTCCACCTCTTGCTTTCAAGGAGCACGGCAATCTAAATTCGCGCATTGCTTTTCTGTATAACTATTTTCTGTATTACTATGAAATCAAATAAATACGCTTTATTTGTATTGTGTCTCATAAATTGTGTCCCATAGAAACAGACAAAAGCATTAATCACCAAAAGATACTAACACGCCATAGAATATTTAATAGTGCTATAGCACCAACAAGCAAACGAGTTTTTAACAAAATTAAGTACGGTGAGCCATATAAAATTAACATAACCATAAAAATAGATAACATTTTTTGATGAAAATGTTTCTCAAATCCATTCACATTATTGTGGCTTATAGTATTGTATAAGTAATAAAGCAGTACGATATTGAATATAACGAATTAAAAGGTTACTTATGACCCAGTTAAGACAAGCGAAATATCGTCAGGATTATCAAGCACCTGATTACACAATTACAGAGATTGACCTCGATTTTAATCTTGACCCAGTGAAAACGATTGTTACCGCAGTAAGTAAGGTAAAACGCCTTAATCCACAATCATCAACGCTTGAGCTCAATGGCGAAGATTTATCGTTAGTCAGCATCGAAGTCGATGGTAAAGCGTGGCAAAACTATAAAGAATCTGAAGGTAAATTGATTATTGAATCATTACCTGAATCTTTCACACTACGGATTGTGAATGAAATTAGCCCTGAGAAAAATACCGCCCTAGAAGGGTTATATGTTTCAGGTGAGGCGTTATGCACACAATGTGAAGCGGAAGGTTTCCGCCATATTACCTATTACCAAGACCGACCAGATGTATTAGCTCGCTATACCACCACAATTACAGCTGATAAATCACGTTATCCTTATTTACTTTCAAATGGTAACCGTATTGCAGAAGGTGAACTGAATGATGGGCGTCATTGGGTGAAGTGGGAAGACCCATTCCCAAAACCAAGTTATCTATTTGCCTTAGTTGCAGGTGATTTTGACGTTTTAAAAGACACCTTTGTCACTCGCAGTGGTCGTGAAGTTGCGTTAGAGCTCTTTGTTGATAAAGGCAATTTAGACCGCGCACCTTGGGCAATGCAGTCCCTGAAAAATGCCATGAAATGGGATGAAGAGCGCTTTGGTTTAGAGTATGACCTTGATATCTATATGATTGTTGCCGTTGATTTCTTCAACATGGGAGCAATGGAAAATAAAGGGTTGAATGTCTTTAACTCTAAATATGTTTTAGCTAAAAGCGAGACAGCGACGGATAAAGACTATCTGAATATCGAATCCGTAATTGGCCACGAGTATTTCCATAATTGGACAGGAAACCGCATTACTTGTCGTGATTGGTTCCAATTGAGCCTTAAAGAAGGGCTAACCGTTTTTCGCGACCAAGAATTTAGTTCAGATTTAGGCTCTCGCTCTGTTAACCGTATCAACAATGTCAAAGTAATGCGTTCGGCTCAGTTTGCTGAGGATGCAAGCCCAATGGCGCACCCAATTCGCCCAGACAAAGTCATTGAAATGAACAACTTTTATACTTTGACGGTATATGAAAAAGGATCGGAAGTCATTCGCATGATCCACACTCTGCTGGGTGAGGAGATGTTCCAAGCAGGTATACAACTTTATGTTCATCGCCATGATGGCAGTGCGGCAACCTGTGACGATTTTGTGCAGGCGATGGAAGATGCGTCAAATGTTGATTTATCATTATTTCGTCGTTGGTATAGCCAATCAGGGACACCAGTTTTAACTGTTCGTGATGAATATGTGCCAGAAAAACAGCAATATACGCTACATGTTAGCCAAATGACGCCACCTACGGCAGATCAAGCTGAAAAGCAACCATTGCATATCCCATTGGATATTGAGCTCTATGATGAACAAGGTGAAATTATCACGCTAAAACGTGAGGGTAGCGTGGTAAATTCGGTGCTAAACATTACGCAAGAAACTCAGACGTTTGTTTTTGATGAGGTGACAAGCCGCCCAGTTCCATCCTTATTGCGTGAGTTTTCAGCCCCTGTAAAATTAGATTACAACTATACAGATGAGCAACTAGCTTTCTTGATGCAGCATGCAAGTAATGAATTTGCTCGTTGGGATGCGGCTCAGCAACTCATTAATAATTATGTAAAAATTAATGTAGCTCATTATCAAAAAGGTGAAACATTAGTTTTACCTGAGCCAGTGGTAGATGCTTTTCGCGGTGTATTATTAAGTGATTCGATTGATCCTGCATTAGTCGCATTGATCTTAACGTTACCTTCCGAAAATGAGCTGGCAGAATTATTTACGGTTATCGACCCTGTTGCGATCCACGAAGTTGTAAACTTTATTCATCATCATTTAGCGGTAGAAATGCATGATGAACTTCTCTCGGTTTATCGCTCTATTAATATTGATGGCTATCGTGTTGATCACCAAGATATAGCTAAACGCTCATTGCGTAACATTTGCCTGCAATACTTAGCCGCGGGTGATGATAGCGAGCTGGCGAACAAATTAGTGTTGGAACAATACCAATCTGCCGATAACATGACGGATTCATTGGCCGCATTGACCGCAGCTAACGAATCACTGTTACCTTGTAAAGCACAGTTAATGGCAGACTTTGATGAGCGTTGGCACCATGACGGGTTAGTTATGGATAAGTGGTTTACCCTACAAGGGGCGAACCCTGCGAAAGAAGCCCTTGCTAATGTACGTGAATTATTGGGGCACCGCTCATTTAGCATGAGTAACCCTAACCGTGTTCGCTCACTTGTTGGTGCTTTCACAGCGGGGAATCCTGTTAATTTCCATGCGGAAGATAGCAGTGGTTATCAATTCCTGTATGAAATTTTAGTCGATCTGAATACACGCAACCCGCAAGTGGCTTCAAGACTGATTGAACCGTTGATCCGTTTAAAACGTTATGACGAAAAGCGTCAAGCGCAGATGCGCAAAGTGCTTGAGCAATTAAAAGCGCTCGATAACCTTTCTGGTGATCTATTTGAAAAAATTACCAAAGCGTTAGAAAGCTGATTTATATATAGCTAACCAATTATTGGTTTTAATAAGCCGCTAAAATTTAATTTAGCGGCTTATTTGTTTATGGCAAGAATGGAATATTAAATGAGAGATAACTATCATAAAGTGGTTGTTTTCCTCAAAAAACTAGGCAAATGAATTTTTATTGATTTTTTCATGGTAAAAGGGCGGTGAGATAGGGTAATCTATAGCGCGTTTTATCCGACGAAAAAAATCGCATGTATGAATGGCAGCTCGGCAAATCGTATTTGGCGGGGTTTTAGCATGCGACATGATGTCTACTCTATTGAAACGTACTAGTAAAAATAGGTTATTGGATATGCTATATCACCTTGCCCGCAAGGCACTATTCCAGTTCGACCCTGAAAAAGCTCATGAATTGACTTTTCGCCAGCTTCAACGTTTAAATCATTCTCCTTTTCAATGCCTTATTCGCCAATCTGTTGCCACTAAGCCCGTTCAATGCATGGGACTTTCCTTCAAAAACCCACTAGGACTCGCAGCGGGTTTAGATAAAGATGGCGAGTGTATTGATGCTTTCGGTGCCATGGGGTTTGGGTTTATCGAAATTGGTACGGTAACTCCTCGTCCTCAGTCTGGTAATGACAAACCGCGGTTATTTCGACTTGTAGAAGCTGAAGGTTTAATTAACCGGATGGGGTTTAATAATAAAGGTGTCGATAACCTTGTCGAGAATGTTAAAAAATCGAATTACGGTGGGATCATCGGTATCAATATTGGTAAAAATAAAGATACGCCTGTCGAACAAGGTAAAGATGACTATTTAATTTGCATGGATAAGGTCTATGCACATGCCGGTTATATTGCTATTAATATTTCTTCCCCAAATACACCAGGGTTGCGAACATTACAATATGGCGAAGCACTGGATGATTTATTAAGTAGCATAAAAGCAAAACAACTTGAATTACAATTACAGCACCAAAAATATGTGCCAGTTGCTGTCAAAGTTGCGCCTGATTTATCTGAAGAGGAAATTATCCAAGTTTCAGATAGCCTAGTTAGACATAATATCGATGGCGTTATTGCAACGAATACCACGTTAGACCGCTCTTTGGTTCAAGGGATTAATCATTGCAATGAAGCGGGTGGGTTAAGTGGTCGTCCTGTGCAATTAAAAAGTACGCAAGTTATTAAACTTATTTCACGTGAGTTAAATGGAAAACTGCCAATAATTGGA is drawn from Providencia huaxiensis and contains these coding sequences:
- the asnS gene encoding asparagine--tRNA ligase; this encodes MIVAPVVDVLQGRVAVGTEVTVQGWVRTRRDSNAGFSFLAVYDGSCFNPLQAIINNNLPNYNDEVLHLTTGCSVEVTGTVKESPGQGQSFELEATAVKVVGWVEDPDTYPMAAKRHSVEFLREAAHLRPRTNLIGAVARVRHTLAQAIHRFFDEQGYFWVSTPIITASDTEGAGEMFRVSTLDYNNLPRNDKGEVDFSEDFFGREAFLTVSGQLNGEAYATAISKVYTFGPTFRAENSNTSRHLAEFWMVEPEVAFANLDDVAGLAEKMLKFAFKAALEERRDDLEFFTQRVDKDVINRLESFVNSDFAQVDYTDAIKILETCGQKFENPVYWGVDMSSEHERYLAEQHFKAPVVVKNYPKDIKAFYMRLNEDGKTVAAMDVLAPGIGEIIGGSQREERLDMLDARLEEMGMNKEDYWWYRDLRRYGTVPHSGFGLGFERLVAYVTGVGNVREVIPFPRTPRNAAF
- a CDS encoding porin is translated as MMKRNILAMVIPALLAAGAANAAEVYNKDGNKLDVYGKVDVRHYLADGSSKDAPSQDGDDSRVRLGVKGDTQITDQLTGFGRFEWETKTNKAENEGENKNRLAYAGLRFADFGSIDYGRNYGVVYDTNAWTDVFPLWGADTMDQADNFMTSRNRNLLTYRNNNAFGYVDGLSFALQYQGKNGDDNLSSSNVRKDNGDGFGFSTAYDLGWGVTLGGGYSNSSRTPAQKNYPNAGGKKAEAWNVGGKFDANNVYLAAMYGQTQNMTRYGAGGKFGSGIANKTENVELVAQYLFDFGLKPSLGYNQSKGKDLGTYGNKDLVKYISVGSYYYFNKNMSAVVDYKINLLDKNDFTKAYGISTDNVVGLGLIYQF
- the pepN gene encoding aminopeptidase N — encoded protein: MTQLRQAKYRQDYQAPDYTITEIDLDFNLDPVKTIVTAVSKVKRLNPQSSTLELNGEDLSLVSIEVDGKAWQNYKESEGKLIIESLPESFTLRIVNEISPEKNTALEGLYVSGEALCTQCEAEGFRHITYYQDRPDVLARYTTTITADKSRYPYLLSNGNRIAEGELNDGRHWVKWEDPFPKPSYLFALVAGDFDVLKDTFVTRSGREVALELFVDKGNLDRAPWAMQSLKNAMKWDEERFGLEYDLDIYMIVAVDFFNMGAMENKGLNVFNSKYVLAKSETATDKDYLNIESVIGHEYFHNWTGNRITCRDWFQLSLKEGLTVFRDQEFSSDLGSRSVNRINNVKVMRSAQFAEDASPMAHPIRPDKVIEMNNFYTLTVYEKGSEVIRMIHTLLGEEMFQAGIQLYVHRHDGSAATCDDFVQAMEDASNVDLSLFRRWYSQSGTPVLTVRDEYVPEKQQYTLHVSQMTPPTADQAEKQPLHIPLDIELYDEQGEIITLKREGSVVNSVLNITQETQTFVFDEVTSRPVPSLLREFSAPVKLDYNYTDEQLAFLMQHASNEFARWDAAQQLINNYVKINVAHYQKGETLVLPEPVVDAFRGVLLSDSIDPALVALILTLPSENELAELFTVIDPVAIHEVVNFIHHHLAVEMHDELLSVYRSINIDGYRVDHQDIAKRSLRNICLQYLAAGDDSELANKLVLEQYQSADNMTDSLAALTAANESLLPCKAQLMADFDERWHHDGLVMDKWFTLQGANPAKEALANVRELLGHRSFSMSNPNRVRSLVGAFTAGNPVNFHAEDSSGYQFLYEILVDLNTRNPQVASRLIEPLIRLKRYDEKRQAQMRKVLEQLKALDNLSGDLFEKITKALES
- the pncB gene encoding nicotinate phosphoribosyltransferase, with the translated sequence MNLDATPIITSLLDTDAYKLHMQQAVFHRYYQVPVVAEFRCRSSEILGAYANEIRQQIQLMAKLSLSDDELNFLRCLPFFQEDYLMWLKSFRFNPEQVAVSVTDQGQLAIRISGPWREVIMWEVPLLALVSEIVQKDRHPDITADDAVQQLRKLLNVFYRQADEHQLDLSKFKLMDFGTRRRFSYDVQSAIVSMLKQEFPHLVGTSNYKLAHELDLAPVGTQAHEWFQAHQQISPELANSQREALQSWLDEYPNHLGVALTDCITMDAFLRDFDANFANRYQGLRHDSGDPIEWGEKAIAHYQKLGIDPMSKTLVFSDSLDLQKALELYRYFHQRVNLVFGIGTRLTCNIPNVTPLNIVIKLVECNGKPVAKLSDSPGKTICEDDEFVNQLRKAFDLPKMEKAS
- a CDS encoding amino acid aminotransferase, which translates into the protein MFEKITSAPADPILGLADSFRADPRDNKINLGIGVYKDESGKTPVLDTVKKAEKFLLDNENTKNYLAISGMPEFGRVTQELLFGAQHEIVTSKRARTAQAPGGTGALRIAADFIAKQTNAKRVWISNPTWPNHKNIFEAAGLEVLTYNYYDAAKHGMDFDGMLNSLSSAVAGDVIVLHGCCHNPTGIDPTAEQWTKLAALCAEKGLLAVFDFAYQGFAKGLDEDAEGLRIFTKNNPEMIVASSFSKNFGLYNERVGACTIIAKDSDNAERAFSQAKAVIRANYSNPPAHGAAVVTTILSDEVLKAEWIQELTAMRERIKRMRQLLVKTLEEKGAKQDFSFIINQNGMFSFSGLTKEQVERLRSEFGIYAVSSGRINVAGLTLENMVPLCDAIVKVL